A genome region from Haliotis asinina isolate JCU_RB_2024 chromosome 11, JCU_Hal_asi_v2, whole genome shotgun sequence includes the following:
- the LOC137255407 gene encoding uncharacterized protein: protein MCLEGLRGVVISVLSKQECDTGDVTSMQRKIQDWENDVSLQPHITATCYICLTAATPPRYFCLPAATPPCYIHLPAATPPCYIHLPAVTHPCYFCLPAATHPCYFCLPAATLPCYIHLPAATPPCYIHLPAVTHPCYFCLPAATHPCYFCLPAATLPCYIHLPAATSPCYIHLPAATPPCYIHLNAVTHPCYFCLPAATPPCHIHLPVATPPCYIHLPVATPLCYIHLPVATPPCYISLPSTTPPCYFSLPAATHPCYLSLPAATHPYYIHLPAATHPCYLSLPAATHPYYIHLPAATPPCYIHLPVATPPCYIHLPAATYPCYIHLPAATHPCYIHLPAATPPCYIHLPVATPPCHIHLPVATPPCHIHLPVATPPCYIHLPAVTPPCYIHLPVATPLCYIHLPVATPPCYISLPSTTPPCYFSLPAATHPCYLSLPAATHPYYIHLPAATPPCYTHLPVATPPCYIHLPVATPPCYIHLPAATYPCYIHLPAATPPCYIHLPAATPPCYIHLPVATHPCYIHLPVATPPCYISLPSTTPPCYISPPAATPSCYIHLPAATPSCYIHLPAATHPCYFCLPAATPPCYFCLPAATSPCYFCLPAATPPCYIHLPAATHPCYIHLPAATHPCYILLPAATHPCYIHLPAATPPCYISLPSTTPPCYISLPVATHPCYLSLPAAKPPCYISLSAATPPYCIGHQQPLTVPSSTRLSCFIV from the exons ATGTGCTTGGAAGGCTTGCGTGGTGTGGTTATCTCCGTCCTAAGTAAACAGGAGTGTGATACAGGTGACGTGACTTCGATGCAGAGGAAAATCCAGGACTGGGAAAATGATG TCTCCCTGCAGCCACATATCACAGCTACTTGCTACATCTGTCTCACTGCAGCCACACCTCCCCGCTACTTCTGTCTTCCTGCAGCCACACCTCCCTGCTACATCCACCTCCCAGCAGCCACACCTCCCTGCTACATCCACCTCCCTGCAGTCACACATCCCTGCTACTTCTGTCTCCCTGCAGCCACACATCCCTGTTACTTCTGTCTTCCTGCAGCCACACTTCCCTGCTACATCCACCTCCCAGCAGCCACACCTCCCTGCTACATCCACCTCCCTGCAGTCACACATCCCTGCTACTTCTGTCTCCCTGCAGCCACACATCCCTGTTACTTCTGTCTTCCTGCAGCCACACTTCCCTGCTACATCCACCTCCCTGCAGCCACATCTCCCTGCTATATCCACCTCCCTGCAGCCACACCTCCCTGCTACATCCACCTCAATGCAGTCACACATCCCTGCTACTTCTGTCTTCCTGCAGCCACACCTCCCTGCCACATCCACCTCCCTGTAGCCACACCTCCCTGCTACATCCACCTCCCTGTGGCCACACCTCTCTGCTACATCCACCTCCCTGTAGCCACACCTCCCTGCTACATCAGCCTCCCTTCAACAACACCTCCCTGCTACTTCAGTCTCCCTGCAGCCACACATCCCTGTTACTTGAGTCTCCCTGCAGCCACACATCCCTACTACATCCACCTCCCTGCAGCCACACATCCCTGTTACTTGAGTCTCCCTGCAGCCACACATCCCTACTACATCCACCTCCCTGCAGCCACACCTCCCTGCTACATCCACCTCCCTGTAGCCACACCTCCCTGCTACATACACCTCCCTGCAGCCACATATCCCTGCTACATCCACCTCCCTGCAGCCACACATCCCTGCTACATCCACCTCCCTGCAGCCACACCTCCCTGCTACATCCACCTCCCTGTAGCCACACCTCCCTGCCACATCCACCTCCCTGTAGCCACACCTCCCTGCCACATCCACCTCCCTGTAGCCACACCTCCCTGCTACATCCACCTCCCTGCAGTCACACCTCCCTGCTACATCCACCTCCCTGTGGCCACACCTCTCTGCTACATCCACCTCCCTGTAGCCACACCTCCCTGCTACATCAGCCTCCCTTCAACAACACCTCCCTGCTACTTCAGTCTCCCTGCAGCCACACATCCCTGTTACTTGAGTCTCCCTGCAGCCACACATCCCTACTACATCCACCTCCCTGCAGCCACACCTCCCTGCTACACCCACCTCCCTGTAGCCACACCTCCCTGCTACATCCACCTCCCTGTAGCCACACCTCCCTGCTACATACACCTCCCTGCAGCCACATATCCCTGCTACATCCACCTCCCTGCAGCCACACCTCCCTGCTACATCCACCTCCCTGCAGCCACACCTCCCTGCTACATCCACCTCCCTGTAGCCACACATCCCTGCTACATCCACCTCCCTGTAGCCACACCTCCCTGCTACATCAGCCTCCCTTCAACAACACCTCCCTGCTACATCAGTCCCCCGGCAGCCACACCTTCCTGCTACATCCACCTCCCTGCAGCCACACCTTCCTGCTACATCCACCTCCCTGCAGCCACACATCCCTGCTACTTCTGTCTCCCTGCAGCCACACCTCCCTGTTACTTCTGTCTACCTGCAGCCACATCTCCCTGCTACTTCTGTCTACCTGCAGCCACACCTCCCTGCTACATCCACCTCCCTGCAGCTACACATCCCTGCTACATCCACCTCCCTGCAGCCACACATCCCTGCTACATCCTCCTCCCTGCAGCCACACATCCCTGCTACATCCACCTCCCTGCAGCCACACCACCCTGCTACATCAGCCTCCCTTCAACAACACCTCCCTGCTACATCAGTCTCCCTGTAGCCACACATCCCTGTTACTTGAGTCTCCCTGCAGCTAAACCTCCCTGCTACATCAGTCTCTCTGCAGCCACACCTCCCTACTGCATTGGACACCAGCAACCTCTTACAGTACCTTCAAGTACAAGACTCTCTTGCTTCATTGTCTAA